Genomic DNA from Magnolia sinica isolate HGM2019 chromosome 4, MsV1, whole genome shotgun sequence:
CTTTTGTCTTAGTAACCATTCCAAGTGAGATAGTAGGTAGGTAGTTAAGAACATCCCTTCATGCATTTGCTTAACCAACCAAGAGATAACTGTGTTGAGCTCCCAAGTATGTTGCATGAGAAGGCCATGGTCAGATAGCAGCAACTCGTGAAAGCTGAAGaaagcatagttctaaaactcggtgaCTCGACTTGAAATTTGGCTGAGTTTACTCGAATCTACAAGATTTGAAGCTGAGTCTGTTGGAAACAAGATGACAAGCTTGACTTAGATTCGAAATATTAGGTTGACTCGATGCAACCTGAGCGAATCACTCAGCTAGTTAATGTTTTTCAATGAATTTTCAGTCTTTGATAGTTTCAGCTCCTATGCCTGATTGATTATTTTGTTCTTTCCATTGCTTCATACTAATGGGGCACAGTTGGTTTTGTATTACCATCAAACTAAGGACTAGAAGtttggggcctgtttggttttccaatttcctatgaaatgtaaagtaaatgagccatcattatcatttctaAGTGGTTGTTTAAATAGGAATTATGGCTTATAAATCgagagtcaaatacacttgtaaagtaggtaaattaaattataattattatatttatattataaaactgccatttttataatgatttattgGTGAAAGaaacaatgtagcaaaatcatTGTTGCAGTCCAATGTAAGTGATATCACCACACAGTTACAtgtaattggaaaatcaaacaggccctcgATGACATTTGCCCAATAAGCATCACCCATTGGAATATTTAAGATCTCATTCATTGcttctttcattcttttcatttttgtgttTGTGTGTGTCAATTGACCCTAATCACTCATCAAAATAACTAGCTGTACGAAAGCATTCTTCAGCCTATCCAAGCTCCCGAATACTTAATCGGACAGGACTTGACGGACTCTAAGTCAACTCAGGTGAGTTGCATTGACTCAGACGAGCCAACAATTCATGATCAATAAACATGTATCAACCACGCCTTGAatatagagctgggcatgggacgactGCACTCGCAGATTCAACTCGtccaactcgacccgaaccgTGTGGGTTAGTcgatccaaactcaaaccgattCCAGTTGGGGTCACCCattaactcgacttgactcaaaatccAACTTGGTACTAACTCGACTCATTGAAaacctgactctctctctctctctctctctctctctctctctctctctctctctctctatatatatatatatatatatatatatatatatatatatatatgagttacGCTCATGTGCGCGTGCACCTTTGCATACGTGTCATAggcgtctaatctgaacggtccatgtgatgcggaatcccatgataTCCCAAGACACAAATTTTCATCCtcatctaaaattctggtgggccatagcaaagagaaatgtaaatcaatggaggaaaccgTTTTcacttttcatggcccaccaaagttttggatcaaagtaaaaatttggcTCGGGAGGTTTAATGAGGTTATgccatgtagctgatggagaggctgcaattccggCAGCTGCACCTTGGTTCTGAGTTATGATTTCAGCCCACGGATACCCACTGCACCCGACCCGATTTAGTGCTGACTCGACCTAACTCGGTATCTGTGACAGGGTTGGACTtggtctggattagtccaggctaggCCCGAACTCGGAGCAGGTCAGGCATGCTGTACTTGGTACTGTGtcgggtcgagtttgggtcaggtctatttcaaaaccggattgagtcgggtcaaccctaacttggtccaactcgactcaatgcacGGCTCTACTTGAATAGATGTTCATTAGACTCTAAACAAGGGCCGTTGCTTTTGTAAACCCAAATAGCATTATTAAGAATTAACGACTACTGTTTCACAGCTTCTGAATATCTTCCTCATGGACATGAATCTGATAATAGATTGAAGGTCCAGTTTGGAGAAGTACTTTGCACCATGCAATTCATCTGATAACTTGTTGATGATTGAAATTGGAAATATGTTCTTGATGGTTATGAACTTATAATAAATAGTACCTTGTAAGTGATCCACATGCACCATGACCCATCTTTTTCCACAGGGCCTGCACTTGGTTGGATTATACACTCATGCAGCATTTCCCCCACAATCTGCTTAACCACATTTTCTTTTGAAGATGGGAGTTTAAAAATACAGTTGTACATTAGCAGGTCGGTTTCTACGCACTCGAAGCACAATGTGTTATTTGCGACTTGGGAGATTGTTGTGGGGTCTACCCCATAGGGTCCACGAAAATGCTTTCAGATTCCCATAAAATGAGAACTAGATAAGGCGACTCGGGTTGCAAGCATAcatgaatgtattaaaaaaaataatccaggGTTATGACAAAACCAAATTCTAGCATGCATGCAACTAGAAAACATCTTATGAATGATTCTTCTTTTATTAACCCAGTTGTTTTGAGAATAAAATCTTTTATCTTGACTGTGAAATGAGAATACTATTTTTGGACTGAGATCTTTTCTTATGTAGTATTTATGAATTTTATCATTCTCCGACTGGTCTTCATCGTCAGATCCTTTCCCATTTCCTACTCatttcttgagttttggatctgcctcattttaggcccatgttgtaacatgagctgaaaaaaacagatggacgtcgtggatttctcaaaaacatcacagagGGCTCCACATAGCTTCTGATCGCTAGAACTTCATACGTGAAATCACGTCCCTGGGAATCCGCTTAAAAAAGTTTTGACGGCAAGTACATGAACACGTTCGGTGAAcccttgattgtggggcccaccatgatgtatgcgtcttatatccatgccttccatctattttgccaaatcattttaggagatgagcccaaaaatggagcagattcaaatttcaggtgggccacactacaagaaacactagtgattgaacattaaaaacttccttaggaccaaaagtttcagatcaagctgatatttgtgttttcccttcatacagggtcggtgtgacctaatcaacaggctggatgggaaataaacattaaagtgggccctaggaatttaatggtaggtgttcaatcaccactatttcataccTGCgcgatccacctgagatttggacctgcctcatttttgggctcatgccctaaaatgattccaaaaaaatggatggatggcatggataaaacacatacatcatggtggggctcacagagcttttCCAAGCATCCTCAGGGAATATAAGGTTAAAATCAACTTCCAAGTAGTGTTGTATAAGGCAACGGTGGTTATCAAACCATGTATAAGTTACACTATCCGTATGGGTAAGAAGGCAACTCAACTATCACTCCAAACCTatcgtttttatttttatttttttaaaattttaattctctTTTTTCTCAAGTACAGTTTGTTAAGGGGCCAGATCTGTGGTTCAGCTatacagaccattgatctgatcggACTGACAACGACCTAGATAGGGAATACATTAAAACCTCCTAGACTGGAAGATCCTACCACCATTTCAACTTCATCTTATTTTTCTCAGCCATTCGTGGAATGGTTTTAAGACATCCGAGATTTTTCCGTGCAACACCATACATGATAAAGCCCACCTGATCAACGTTTGGGTTGCAagaccatgggcctcacatatcaagAATCATCGATGAGGATATATTAACTGAATTCAAGGGTAGTAGTACCACATACCATTTTGTAACCCAGATTTGAATGCCAACGGCGGATTTAATCTCTTTTCCCCATCTTAGCCGTCTATTTAGAAGGATTAGGATATTCCAAGATGGGAAATTTGTGGGCCATCCTACAATGAGATAAATACCGAGCCTAGACCCCCAAACCCGGAGTGCACCTGAGGATAAGGGCTTTGGGCAGAACCTCAAAGTGAAGAAAGGCTTATCAGATTGACTGCACCCATGCCAACCTGGCTCCTCCAGGCCAATCATCAGGTGCAGGAATCGTCCATTTTCTGGAAACAGATTGCCTGCGGCAACCGTTGCACGAACTTCCTGtgacaggaagctaggtggggcccaccatgatgtttgtgcgaaatccacccatctataataataataataataataataataataataataataaaaggtggGTTGCGAAGTGCCTCCCTGGAGCCccctatgatgtttatatgccatccacaccgttcataaggtcattcatgCTAGGATGAACTGATAATGCGAAAACACCAGGCTTATCCAAAaattgtggccccatgaatgtttcaacggtggacgttcaatcctcactgtttcctgtcttgtaggctgtagcccacttgagttttggatctgcctcattttttgggcccacatcagacgcaggcaatccgcttccccatttTCCCATGCGTGCAGCAAGTCTGGGGAGTGGGTTGACCTTGGTCTGTTTTCTGGATCTGGGGATGTttacacatgtcacacgtgtgaccCAGAATCCCTTTCTCAATCACCGCCGAATCCCTTCCCCTTGCTAGTGTGTATACATTCAAAGCTCAAACAATCAAACCCAGGCAGTTTTTTACATCCAACAAACTAGTTCCGCTCATTTGTGAATGCGGCCACTGATCCAGGTCCGTTCGTTCTACAGATCACCTCTTTGGAGATTTCGCTGCCCAATACCCACATGTTATTGGATGGCCTAATAGCCGTCAATACAATCTCATCCGTCCACTTAATGGACAACATAAGCTGCTTTTGCATGGTTGGGGCCACTACAGCAATAGTAGTTTTATCTTATGGATGGCCCAGATCAGACGGGTGACATTCCCAAATGTGCATGTTGAAGTTTAACAAAACCATTTACATGAAAACTACCATTAGTTTTCAAGTCCTAGACCTAACTCAGTGCAATGAAACATCTTGTTTCATTGCCCAACCAATCTTAACCGTGGAACAACTAATGACCGTTCATCTTGTGAACTGAACTGTAATAGTGTCCCACTCCATAACCGGTCCAACCTGCAGTCTTCATGCCAAAAGGCGGCATTCAAACGGGAAAAACAGCATTGGTTTCTAGGGGTGCAACTCAGGCAGATTGGGTCAGGCTGAGGGGTTTCTAAGGGTGCAACtcaggcgggttgggtcgggctgaGGATCAAAGAAAACCAATCTGACATCAAGAagacccaacctgaattccaaaCCAAGGTGGCCAACCCAaattcctctatactcaacccAATCTGAACTGACTGACCTAACTCGAAGACCATAAGACGACCGGACCCAAACTTGGTTTGGGCTTGGGctgacctgaacccaagttgcagccctgtTGGTTTTCATACCATAATTCATAGACAGTAGAGCCCCGGTCATCGATTGTATGATCACATCGAGGGAGGTGACATGGCAATGAAGCCAGAAGACCCGTTCCTTGACGTGGAAAAGCTCATCTGCGAGCAAGCATGGTGAATCTCAACCACTAACAAAAACTGCTAAAATGCAAAAGATTAATACTGGGAGTAATTATCAAGGCAGCAAAAATATACACTATAATTCGAGTTCTACCAGCATATAAGAATACACATAAGATGACACCGAAGATGAAGGATGGAAGATGAGGGGGGGAAAGAAAGAAGCTCGAAATATCATATGAACTAACCTTAAAGCCTTAAACGGTTGATCTCTTTCACCGGCCGTTTGACTCAGTGGGCCGCTGCCGACAACCCACCTGCTCAAGAAACTTAGCCAGCCGAAGGTGTTTTGTGGCCCACTGCTCTGCTAGCTTCTGCTCCTTTGCTTCTGCATCCCTCCTCAGGCCCGATAACTGCTCCTTGTACTCCACCTCAATCCGGTCCAGGGTCACCTTCTGCTCTTCTCTGAGTGCGCGCACCTTCGACTCTATCTCTTCCATCTTCTCCCGCCGCCGGGACGCCTTCTCTGACTCCAGTTGCAGCTCCACCCTCCTCAGCCTCCAGGCTGCTTCCTTCTTATGCGACAACAAGGCCCGATGCCCCTCTTCCAACTCTCTGCAGCACTCCACCAGTTCAGAAACCATCAGACTGTCTGCAGTGGGGGCTGCACCATGCTGTAAGCTACCCAAGAGCAAGCAATTATCTGATCCTCTTTCCGGCTGAATCCACGGAATGGGAGCTGAAGGAATAGTCGACGGTGAGAGAGTCAGAGTAACCGAAGGCGATGTCGACCTAACAGAGGATGGACCGTTGGAATTTGACAGCCATGGGGGAAGTAACGGTTGCGGTGGAGGGGGTGGGTCGGAGTGAAGGAAGCCATTGGAGGTGGCCATGAGGAATGGGCCTTGCCGTTCTTTCACCAGCTTCTCTGCAAATGTCTCAAGGATGTGGTCGTACTTGGCTTCGTCAATTGGCTCAATTACCTTGCTGTCTTTCAGATCCCGCTGCTGCTTCTCCTTAAAGACTTCCCACCACTTGCCTAACCTCTTGGCAGTGCGGCCCGGGACCTCGGCGGCAATCTTCTTCCACTTGTTGCCGTGCTTGGCTTGGAGACGGATGACAAGGCGCTGCTCCTCGTCAGTAAGCGAACCTTTCTTGATGCCGGGCTTAAGGTAGTTCTTCCACCTCTCTAGGCAGGATTTCGCGTCCCGGTTGAGAGGGACATTCATACGCTCGGAAATGAGATTCCACTCCCGTGGGCCATACTGCTTCACATATGCACGTAAGAGAGCGTCCTCCTCAGCTTTCCAGCGCTGCCTCTCCTTCATTTCCCGGAACAAACTTCCATGGCCTCAGATTCTTCATAATGCAACTGAAGAGGAGGGACAGAATCAGACTCTGCTCCATCTCAAGATATTtggccatgtttggatgcacaggTGATTGTGAACATTAATTTCAATCAAGAGGAAGTAACAACAATGTAGTGAAGTTAAAGATACATCTGActtgaaagtaatgcaattgcA
This window encodes:
- the LOC131243729 gene encoding transcription factor AS1, which produces MKERQRWKAEEDALLRAYVKQYGPREWNLISERMNVPLNRDAKSCLERWKNYLKPGIKKGSLTDEEQRLVIRLQAKHGNKWKKIAAEVPGRTAKRLGKWWEVFKEKQQRDLKDSKVIEPIDEAKYDHILETFAEKLVKERQGPFLMATSNGFLHSDPPPPPQPLLPPWLSNSNGPSSVRSTSPSVTLTLSPSTIPSAPIPWIQPERGSDNCLLLGSLQHGAAPTADSLMVSELVECCRELEEGHRALLSHKKEAAWRLRRVELQLESEKASRRREKMEEIESKVRALREEQKVTLDRIEVEYKEQLSGLRRDAEAKEQKLAEQWATKHLRLAKFLEQVGCRQRPTESNGR